The stretch of DNA aactttttttcctctcagtattGTATGCATCTGTGGATATGAAAActtttaatttagtttaaaagCCCCAAAGTTGGTTTTTTAACATCCCGTAACTTAAAGTGGTTGTTGCAACTCTGCAACAGGCTTTAAGAGATAGCTGTCTTTTAATGGTTCCCCATAAATTGTTTCTGCCCTCCAAACTGATGAACAGACAGCCTTTAAGACATAAGATGTTGACTTATTTGTGGGCTGCTGATCCATGCTTTCTGGGAAGGATTTgtgactgcttttcttttgtaatctgtttttgggggtgggaggaaacCTTAAGACAGTTATTTGGAAAAAGCCAAGCACTTTGGTCCAGATGCTTTGTCTAGTGCTGTCACTTTGGAGATGGACACAGACTGGAATATGGGCTTCTACACTGTTTCTTTGCCATGTTAAATGGACAGATAGAACAGGGGACAAAACCTGCTCGTTCAGAGACTATGGATAGGATGccaggaaaatgtggctggatAAGTACACTGGAGGGCTTGTGAGAATCGCAGGAGAACTGAAACACTTCAGAATCATACTATCTTGTAATCAAGAGAGAATGGGAAATAAGGGAATAGGAAATTACATGTATGGTCTAATCCTAAAGCCAGGATCATTCATGCTGCaacttcagaaactgaaatgaacagaaatgaCCTGAGGAGTCCTCCTGTTATTAATGAGGCTACTGTTTATTGCAATAGCCAGCTCAAGAAAGGGTATCCTTACAGTACAAAATGTGGAAAGCAGGTACTTCCAAAAGTGACCCTTTCCCAGGATTCAAAGGAAAATTGAAacctattattttcttttaggcAAGAACAGATGGCTTTCCCAATGGAAGCGAGCAGTTTACTGAGGAAAGTTGTCCGCCTGGAATTCTAGAATATCTtgctgcagagaaacagaaggaGCTGTCAGTTTTGCTGCTGGAACTAAAAGAAGCCCAAGAAGAAATAACTTTTCTGAAAAGGCAGCTAAAGGGCCCAAATGGCCAAACTTCTACAGGTAACCAAACAGGAGAAGCAGCTAACCAGCTGGAAGATAATTCCCAGATATGGTTTCTTGAGAGGGAAGAGCAAAAGGCTTCGGATACACAAAATGAATTGGGCAGTAGCTCATTACTGAGAGAAATAGAAATGCAGCAAATTGGTGTGCTTCAGGAAAACAGAATCAGTCTTCGGGAAGTGCCCCAGGGGATCACTGTCCCCTGCAGAGGGGAGATGGAGGCAATGCGGGAAGTCTCTACAGCAGATCCAGAGCCTGGCACCTCTGAATCTCAAGAACTGATAAAGTTAAAAAACCAAATTATAGAACTGCAAATAATTCTGCAGAAATCAGAAGAATCCTATAAGAAAGATCTAGGAGAAAAAGGTGCAGAAATAAATAGGCTAAACCAGTTGGCtgaggaatacagaaaaaaaatagaggattCTGACAGTGCATTTTGTGTTTTGACTGAAGAACGCAATCAGCTCCTGTGTCAGGTGAAGGAACTTTCTACCATAACAGAACTGAAAGAGCAAGTGAAGCAACTTGAGGAAAATTTAgctctttcagaaaagcagagacTGTCAGACAGTGAAAGCAGTCTTCTGAGAGAACAAATCCAGAgccttaaaaatgaatttaaatccAAGGAGATAAAAATTGAAGCTTTGCAAAAAGACTTGGATGAAGCACAATTTCAGCTTTCTGACCAGGACATGCAACTAAAAGATCTGAGAAGCCAAATCAAGAAGAAGGAATGTGAAGTACTTGATCTGGAACAACTCTTGAGGAAGAACACAGCTGAGATAGAAGAGCTTTCCCAAAACTTAGCCTCAAAGGGACGCGAAGCAGCAAGCCTAGAACAGCTTGTTGCTGAACACACCAGGTCTATAGAGAGCCTGCAACAAACCTTACTGGAGAAAGACCAACAGATGACAGAGATCAGTGTCAGCATGTCTGAGAAAATGGTCCTGCTGAATGAAGAGAAATTTTCTCTAGGAAATGAGCTGAAGAGTCTTAAAGAGCAAACAAGTCTATTATTAAAAGCCCAGgaagaaaaagaccaaaacatTGAAGCAAAACATATATACCTGAAATGTGAGGCATCTGAGCAGCAGTATGAGACAGATGCAGCACATAAAGAAAGTGAGGTATTAGTAAATAAACTTGaacttctgaaaaaagaaaacgaGCAAGTAAAGCGGAAGCTGCAAGCAGCACTTGTTAACAGGAAGGAGCTTCTGAAGAAGGTTAGCAAATTGGAGAATGAATTAGTACAATTGAGAAGAGAACATGAATCAGAAGCCTCAGTGGCTCAAGAagctgaaggggaagaaaatatgaCAAGCGTGATAAGCAGACAAGTGAAACTTGAAAGCCAGCCCAGTGAGGAGTATCTAATACAactgctttctgaaaaggaatCTGAGTTGCAGAGCATCCGGAAGGACCTGCTGGATAAAGAAACTACTGAAGCACAATTGCAGGCAGTGATTGAGGAAATGAGGCGAAGTTTGCAAGGTAAGACAAACATTGTTTCGATTAGAGAGGAAATCATGGAGAGTCAGCCAACTGCTGACAAAGTAACTGAAACCAATAAAAGCCCAAAAGATTacgaagaaaaggaaaaaaatagttcagCAGCTACAGATCTCGAAGAAAACCAAAAGTCTGCTCTGAAAGAGAGGATTTCAGCTCttgaacaagaaaaagaacaacttcaaaaaaaacTTCAGGAAGCCCTGTTATCTCGCAAAGACACTATAAAAAAGGCTCAAGAAAAAGACAGGCATCACAGAGAACagctgaaacagcagaaagatgATTACAACATCCTACAAGAACAATTTGataagcaaagcaaagagaaGGAGAGCATCCAAGCTCAGCTCAGGCAGCTCCAAGAACAGAAAGGATCAACGGAGACTGTTCTTGGGAATCAAGGTGGGTTGGATTCTTCATGCATGGAAGcagaaaatacaacaaataacAAGCTTGTACAAGTTGCAGATGTTTCTGGGGAAGAGTTTgagaaaaaacttgaaaaattgcAGATGGAGAAAGAGGAATTGGAATATAATGTTAGCCATATGCAAAGTGAACTTGCTTGCAAATCAGAATTAGTCTTTCATTTGCAAGAACACATAGCACGGCTGTTTCTGGAGATAGAAGGGCTGAAGAGAACCTCTGACCAAGCTGAAGCTAAGGCAGCAAGTCTTCAGACAGAATTGGAGGAGAGTCGAGCAAAAATTTCTAGAGAGGGCAGTCTGGAAGACCTGAAAACACTTATGCACCAAAAGGATGAAGAAATGGAGTTTCTTAACTTGCAGTTAAGGGAGAAAAGTGAAGCTCTCAATAATGTGCAGGCACAGTTGCTGGAAAAAGAGAATTCAGTCAAGAGACTATGTAGTCAGTTGGAAACTCAAGCTCAGGTACATGAGGAACAAAGCAAGCGACTGCAAACGGAGTTGCTTGAAATTCAGGAGAAGCAAGATGATGGTGCAGAAGCAGCTAAACAGAAGAATCAAATGCAGAGAAAGTTGCAAGCTGCACTTATCTCTAGAAAAGAGGCACTAAAGGAGAGCAAATCTCTAAAAGAGGAGCTGGCTAATGCTAAAACTACTATTGAAGACCTTTGTGTCAAGTTGACAAATACGGAAAGCCAAATATGTGGCCATGTTAAAGAAACAGATACTTTAACAGAAAAGTTAGCAGGCCTCACTGAAGAGCGAGAAAAACTTATTGCAGAAGTCGATAAAGTACTTACAGAAAATCAGAATCTTGATGGATGCTGTAAAAACCTGACATTTACTCTAGATAGGGTTGTTCTAGagaaggagaagctggagaaggagatcGAATCCTTGAAATGCTTTCAAGCTGCTGAGAGTTCTGAGTGGCATGAGAAATACAGGGAGCTTCAGAAAGAATATGAAACTCTCCTGCAGTCATATGAGAATGTGAGTAATGAGGCTGAGCGGATTCAGCGTGTTTTGGAAACTGTTaggcaggaaaagcaggaaattttcattaagctgaaaaatgttgaagcaaaaaaagaggaaatagataAGCAGCTACAGGAAGCTGGACAGGAAATTGATGgaatgaaggagaaaatgaggaaatttGCAAAATCAAAGCAACAAAAGATCCTGGAACTAGAGGAGGAGAATGAGAAGCTTAGAGCAGAGATGCGTTTTACAGATGGAGAGCTGCACAGGACTGAAGATGTCTTTACAAATACTAGCCTGAAAGAAGATCTGGAGAGCTCTAGAAGGGATTACCAGTCTCTTTCTACTCAGCTTGAGACAGTAATGGCTGAAAAGGAGTCTCTTAATCAAGAGATCACAGACTTAAAGTGTCATTTGCAGTTAACAGAATCTAAGCTtaaggaaagcagagaactgGTAGACAAGTATGTTGCTCAGAAGACAACAGGGGAAGAAACAAATCAGGCAGTTGCCACACCACCACCAATGGAGAGGCCTGAAAACCAAGCGGACATAAGTTTTAGACCAGAGTCTCCTACTGCAGAGCTGgaacaaaaagcatttaaaggTAGTAGCCCTTGTGAAGATCTTGGTACCTACATACAGCAGATAGCTGAGCTCACAAAGCGAATCACAGAACTAGAAAGTAATAGGAGGGCTTCAGAGCAACAGCTGGGTGACATCCGCATGTGTGTTGAGACTTTAGCAGGTGAGAAAAGGGCTTTAGAGACCCAAATGGAAGAGAAAGTCCATGAATTGAATGCTCTTCAGGACACGGTAGCAAAGATGGAACAAACAGTCCAAAAAACCAAAGATGACCTTGTCAGGATGACAGAACTGAAGGACACACTAGAGGCTGAGAAGGATGATTTGGAAGAAAGGCTCATGAATCAGCTGGCAGAACTTAATGGGAGTATTGGAAACTATCAGCAAGATGCAACAGACTTCCAGATCAAAAATGAGCAACTAAAACATGAGCTTCAGAGTTTGCAGAGAATGGTGCATGAACTTGAGGAGGAGAAATGTCAGATGGCAAAGGTGAAAAGTAAAGAAagttcagaaaagcaaaaggagtTTGTAGAAAAGCTAAAATGTAGTTGGAGGGCAGACAGCAGCACACATGTAAAGGAGCTTCAGGAACTGCTGAAACAGAAACAGCAGGAGATTAAGCAGCTGCAGAAGGACTGTATTAAAAGCCAGGAAAAGAACAGTAGTTTAGAAAGAACTGTTAAAGCTCTGGAATTTCTGCAGAGTGAGTCTCAGAAAGAGGTAGATGCAGCCAAAGAGACTTTAGCTAAAGCAGTTGAAGACACCAAGAAAGCCCAAGCAGAGCTTGCTCTCTGCAGAGTAGTATTGGATGACACCCAGAGTGAGGCAGCAAGGGTTCTAGCAGAGAGTGTCAAAGTGAAAGAAGAGTTGCAGGCAAACAAAGAGaatattaaaattcaaatgaagaaaaaagatgaggACTTTGAGAGAAGACTGGAACAGGAAAAAGATAAGCactcaaaggaaattaaaaacctgGAAGAAAAGCTGGCAACTTTGCAGGGGGAGAAAGACCGTATGGAAACAGCTGTTGGCAATCTTCAAGACTCATTGAAGACAAAGGATCAAGAAGCTGAGCAATTGGAAGGCAGCCTAAACAAAACACTAGCCCAGCTTGCAGCCTTCACCAGGAGCATGTCTTCCCTTCAGGATGACAGGGATAGAGTGATAGGTGAATCAAAAACATGGGAGAAGAAATTCACTGAAACTattcaaaagaaggaagaagaaatacgTTCAAAAGAGGAAACTTGTGTTGTGCTAAAGGACCAGATGAAGCACATGACCATACGTGTGGAAGAACTTCAGACTCATATATCCAGGTAAAGAAGGTGATAATGACTCAGCTGGTATTCTTGTATTTCCTTTTGACAAGGCAGCAGCCAGAGGTGAGGTAGGATTCCCCTTTCCTTTTGCGGTATACCAGAAAGAAAGAATTGTGAGTATGTAAATATGCTAAATGTGACATGTGGTTGGAAAAACTAATGAATGCCTAAGATGGAGAGCAGCATTAGTCTTCCTAATAAAGCCATAAACATAAGGCTCATCTCCTGGTTTGCTTATGTTTGGATAGAAAAGAGGTTTGGAGTTATGTTGCTGGGAGTTACTATGTACTTGTTGTCTGCACAAGGAGATTAACACTGTAAAATATTCCTTCTCATCATTAGAGTACTCGtgttaaatctgttttctgtgacAAGCAGTAGCCGTCTGAGTACTATCTACAGTCTTTATTAATCTGCAATTTGAAATAGATTTCTTTGCATAGAGTTGTTGCATTCAGAGATTAAACTTGGCAGGCCAAGAGAACGTTGGGATACATAATTCCAATTTAATTCAAAATAGATTTTGATGGAAAGATGAAGATATGGAAACATACCAAAATGTAGATCTGGGAATTTCCAAAACCAAACTGTTCTTACGTgagtaaaaaataatgtttgtgaTCCAGCATGCAAAGATATAGCATTTTGAACATGAAATGAACATCAAGCATACGAGAACAGTGATTTcactgatttgtttgtttgtttgttttgttagcTACAAAGGGTGAgagaaggaattattttaatgaaaaggagGTGACAACATTCAATGCTTAACCTCCTCCATTTTTTCAATATTGACATAAAGATTTATCTCATTggacaacttttaaaaaatattcccccagcaccacccccTTCAGACAGTAGTGCAGTCAGAACTTTAAAAGATGCCTTGAATTTTAAATTGAGGGAAAACTAATCATCTGGATATTTCTAGCTTGCTTTCTTAAAGTAAAACTAATTTTGTGGCTTTTCTAAATTAGTATAATCAATGAAAACTGTTACTGTGGTTTTGGATACTGTGATACTTCATTGATTTGTGACtgactttctcttctctgttttcagGCTGGAACGCAACAAGAAAGACTGGGAGTCCGAATCCAGGAAGGAGATTCAGCATCATCAAAAGACATGTGAAAtgttgcaagaggaaaaaaaggagcttcTGACGCAGCTTGAAGGGTCTCAGAAGCTGTACAGCAAGTCTCAAAATGAACAGCAGAAACTGGAGTCAGAAATCAGCAGCCTGAGAGACCAGCTTGCTGACTTACAGAATTCCTTCACCAAATGTGAAATGGTCAGAGAAAAGCTGGGGAGTGTGGTCAAACAACAAGAGACCACTATCCAGAATTTTAAATTCAGCTATGAACAGCTTGAGGCTGATCTGCAAGCTTCCAAGGACCTAACAAATAAGCTGCATGAAGAAACTAGTGCCAAGGATCAAAAGATCATTTGTTTGTTGTCTGCCAAGGAAGAAGCAGTTATGGCTGCTCTATCTGAACTACAGCAGCAACATTCTGAAGAGATGAAAGAGTTGGAGCATAGGCTAAGTAaggaggaagaagataaaaaagcCTTGGAAAATGAGAAGAACAAATTTCTTGACAAACTTGATCATCTTACTGAAAAGATGAAGATAAGCAGAGAAGAAAGTAAGCAGCAGAAGGCACAGCTGGACTCCTTCACCAAGTCCATGTCATCTTTGCAAGATGACAGAGACCGCATACTGAGAGACTACAAGCAACTTGAGGAACGTCATCTTGTTATAATCTTGGAAAAAGACCAGTTAATTCAAGaggctgctgctgaaaacaaTAAGCTCAAGGAAGAAATCAGGAGTTTTCATAGTCAGATGGATGACCTCAAC from Harpia harpyja isolate bHarHar1 chromosome 6, bHarHar1 primary haplotype, whole genome shotgun sequence encodes:
- the GOLGB1 gene encoding golgin subfamily B member 1 isoform X1 gives rise to the protein MLSRLSGLASTVLQELSGDDGDAVTESSIAVQALEPEAESMEEAPEELLERLAQTEKLVVQLKDLIREKDALLQQKETVLKEEREAADAKLMKLKLQAKAKLASLNKRIEELTEKGSPLPAQTLSEEQAYTKNNQNTSEGHRDEAEALKEQLREREETVQDLKEQLALAKVNLKDAEIKYATQLSSLQEVIQEKEALLEEQVHQHQAELHKIVAQSDLEVEMQQNLRTLQRKLEEQEAALLGRTEVVELLQQELRTAEQQNQILLDQCQKMEVDLSSLRDVLDAERRESQDLREKVELELAERKLSSHRFQEEVQCLLEQLEEARRAQDELEVKYKDLEQKQRLEVEEKNLQIHCLKVAEQELQSSHAALVAENDQLKQDVDQLLVLSAENSATIQKLQDELVQKCEEFACYQNELKSQSVVQVSELKKQDGTNSQEKIIDQEDRNGTSLLPTENLERQKTEEIPHLQLVLQEPQQEAVVVAENVKQNKNVGPEVKLQDLQTLEAPASYVDCSSTGVSGKLVNSEVQKPFDDTLVLPEARTDGFPNGSEQFTEESCPPGILEYLAAEKQKELSVLLLELKEAQEEITFLKRQLKGPNGQTSTGNQTGEAANQLEDNSQIWFLEREEQKASDTQNELGSSSLLREIEMQQIGVLQENRISLREVPQGITVPCRGEMEAMREVSTADPEPGTSESQELIKLKNQIIELQIILQKSEESYKKDLGEKGAEINRLNQLAEEYRKKIEDSDSAFCVLTEERNQLLCQVKELSTITELKEQVKQLEENLALSEKQRLSDSESSLLREQIQSLKNEFKSKEIKIEALQKDLDEAQFQLSDQDMQLKDLRSQIKKKECEVLDLEQLLRKNTAEIEELSQNLASKGREAASLEQLVAEHTRSIESLQQTLLEKDQQMTEISVSMSEKMVLLNEEKFSLGNELKSLKEQTSLLLKAQEEKDQNIEAKHIYLKCEASEQQYETDAAHKESEVLVNKLELLKKENEQVKRKLQAALVNRKELLKKVSKLENELVQLRREHESEASVAQEAEGEENMTSVISRQVKLESQPSEEYLIQLLSEKESELQSIRKDLLDKETTEAQLQAVIEEMRRSLQGKTNIVSIREEIMESQPTADKVTETNKSPKDYEEKEKNSSAATDLEENQKSALKERISALEQEKEQLQKKLQEALLSRKDTIKKAQEKDRHHREQLKQQKDDYNILQEQFDKQSKEKESIQAQLRQLQEQKGSTETVLGNQGGLDSSCMEAENTTNNKLVQVADVSGEEFEKKLEKLQMEKEELEYNVSHMQSELACKSELVFHLQEHIARLFLEIEGLKRTSDQAEAKAASLQTELEESRAKISREGSLEDLKTLMHQKDEEMEFLNLQLREKSEALNNVQAQLLEKENSVKRLCSQLETQAQVHEEQSKRLQTELLEIQEKQDDGAEAAKQKNQMQRKLQAALISRKEALKESKSLKEELANAKTTIEDLCVKLTNTESQICGHVKETDTLTEKLAGLTEEREKLIAEVDKVLTENQNLDGCCKNLTFTLDRVVLEKEKLEKEIESLKCFQAAESSEWHEKYRELQKEYETLLQSYENVSNEAERIQRVLETVRQEKQEIFIKLKNVEAKKEEIDKQLQEAGQEIDGMKEKMRKFAKSKQQKILELEEENEKLRAEMRFTDGELHRTEDVFTNTSLKEDLESSRRDYQSLSTQLETVMAEKESLNQEITDLKCHLQLTESKLKESRELVDKYVAQKTTGEETNQAVATPPPMERPENQADISFRPESPTAELEQKAFKGSSPCEDLGTYIQQIAELTKRITELESNRRASEQQLGDIRMCVETLAGEKRALETQMEEKVHELNALQDTVAKMEQTVQKTKDDLVRMTELKDTLEAEKDDLEERLMNQLAELNGSIGNYQQDATDFQIKNEQLKHELQSLQRMVHELEEEKCQMAKVKSKESSEKQKEFVEKLKCSWRADSSTHVKELQELLKQKQQEIKQLQKDCIKSQEKNSSLERTVKALEFLQSESQKEVDAAKETLAKAVEDTKKAQAELALCRVVLDDTQSEAARVLAESVKVKEELQANKENIKIQMKKKDEDFERRLEQEKDKHSKEIKNLEEKLATLQGEKDRMETAVGNLQDSLKTKDQEAEQLEGSLNKTLAQLAAFTRSMSSLQDDRDRVIGESKTWEKKFTETIQKKEEEIRSKEETCVVLKDQMKHMTIRVEELQTHISRLERNKKDWESESRKEIQHHQKTCEMLQEEKKELLTQLEGSQKLYSKSQNEQQKLESEISSLRDQLADLQNSFTKCEMVREKLGSVVKQQETTIQNFKFSYEQLEADLQASKDLTNKLHEETSAKDQKIICLLSAKEEAVMAALSELQQQHSEEMKELEHRLSKEEEDKKALENEKNKFLDKLDHLTEKMKISREESKQQKAQLDSFTKSMSSLQDDRDRILRDYKQLEERHLVIILEKDQLIQEAAAENNKLKEEIRSFHSQMDDLNSENAKLNAELVRYREDLNQVISIKDSQQKQLLKTQLQQIQTLEKEKAIIETQLKESKHTQDDLRKCMEALREDKVSMSQEIETLTSSLSRVQSEMTALCDGGPIMECQAQLRAREEEAQELSHKLSLSQERITELEGELVCVQRDAAKRVGEAEDRLRKELKHLHHDAGIMRNETETAEERVAELARDLMEMEQKFLAVTDENKDLRAQIQSFGKSMSSLQDSRDQANEELHVLKQKYSADLEEQKSLVQNLQKQMVQLQEEQHSTARDRDTVRSELTELQKATDERGLLAQIEKLNQKLRAKDDELLHLSSELEGSSNQVKSFSKAMASLQNERDHLLNELGKTRKVEEVKQQAEGSTSTIPSEVQSLKKALSSLQNDRDRVVRELKNLQQQYILVGVESAENSRLKEQLQEYRQDADKQHRLQEQLKQESIFYQEELQQLRQEKTTWEKQNSSIKEQYLMVIAEKDKQLSHLQRIMQETRLPLSKSQIVEEQYQMKISSEVLRGDFSSLETETKHLQDQLRDSLKELHQKELRIQQLNSKLSQVFEEKNALSLQLRGNSRNICESHQHYNEVLNRCLVLERQLQELQSADKGMELFATDAAPGAPQEKNEPQRGSYTPELQELQLRLSETEHLHSSTKQDLRYLEEQLEEERDRRLAVEETLSAAQDQIRRLQSSEWTSSLSASIDMTPGHEHSLLIDSVDNNFIKTRNILGLRRLLRSVFRSRTHLPLLVAMYLLALHVLLFLCFTGHL
- the GOLGB1 gene encoding golgin subfamily B member 1 isoform X2; this encodes MLSRLSGLASTVLQELSGDDGDAVTESSIAVQALEPEAESMEEAPEELLERLAQTEKLVVQLKDLIREKDALLQQKETVLKEEREAADAKLMKLKLQAKAKLASLNKRIEELTEKGSPLPAQTLSEEQAYTKNNQNTSEGHRDEAEALKEQLREREETVQDLKEQLALAKVNLKDAEIKYATQLSSLQEVIQEKEALLEEQVHQHQAELHKIVAQSDLEVEMQQNLRTLQRKLEEQEAALLGRTEVVELLQQELRTAEQQNQILLDQCQKMEVDLSSLRDVLDAERRESQDLREKVELELAERKLSSHRFQEEVQCLLEQLEEARRAQDELEVKYKDLEQKQRLEVEEKNLQIHCLKVAEQELQSSHAALVAENDQLKQDVDQLLVLSAENSATIQKLQDELVQKCEEFACYQNELKSQSVVQVSELKKQDGTNSQEKIIDQEDRNGTSLLPTENLERQKTEEIPHLQLVLQEPQQEAVVVAENVKQNVGPEVKLQDLQTLEAPASYVDCSSTGVSGKLVNSEVQKPFDDTLVLPEARTDGFPNGSEQFTEESCPPGILEYLAAEKQKELSVLLLELKEAQEEITFLKRQLKGPNGQTSTGNQTGEAANQLEDNSQIWFLEREEQKASDTQNELGSSSLLREIEMQQIGVLQENRISLREVPQGITVPCRGEMEAMREVSTADPEPGTSESQELIKLKNQIIELQIILQKSEESYKKDLGEKGAEINRLNQLAEEYRKKIEDSDSAFCVLTEERNQLLCQVKELSTITELKEQVKQLEENLALSEKQRLSDSESSLLREQIQSLKNEFKSKEIKIEALQKDLDEAQFQLSDQDMQLKDLRSQIKKKECEVLDLEQLLRKNTAEIEELSQNLASKGREAASLEQLVAEHTRSIESLQQTLLEKDQQMTEISVSMSEKMVLLNEEKFSLGNELKSLKEQTSLLLKAQEEKDQNIEAKHIYLKCEASEQQYETDAAHKESEVLVNKLELLKKENEQVKRKLQAALVNRKELLKKVSKLENELVQLRREHESEASVAQEAEGEENMTSVISRQVKLESQPSEEYLIQLLSEKESELQSIRKDLLDKETTEAQLQAVIEEMRRSLQGKTNIVSIREEIMESQPTADKVTETNKSPKDYEEKEKNSSAATDLEENQKSALKERISALEQEKEQLQKKLQEALLSRKDTIKKAQEKDRHHREQLKQQKDDYNILQEQFDKQSKEKESIQAQLRQLQEQKGSTETVLGNQGGLDSSCMEAENTTNNKLVQVADVSGEEFEKKLEKLQMEKEELEYNVSHMQSELACKSELVFHLQEHIARLFLEIEGLKRTSDQAEAKAASLQTELEESRAKISREGSLEDLKTLMHQKDEEMEFLNLQLREKSEALNNVQAQLLEKENSVKRLCSQLETQAQVHEEQSKRLQTELLEIQEKQDDGAEAAKQKNQMQRKLQAALISRKEALKESKSLKEELANAKTTIEDLCVKLTNTESQICGHVKETDTLTEKLAGLTEEREKLIAEVDKVLTENQNLDGCCKNLTFTLDRVVLEKEKLEKEIESLKCFQAAESSEWHEKYRELQKEYETLLQSYENVSNEAERIQRVLETVRQEKQEIFIKLKNVEAKKEEIDKQLQEAGQEIDGMKEKMRKFAKSKQQKILELEEENEKLRAEMRFTDGELHRTEDVFTNTSLKEDLESSRRDYQSLSTQLETVMAEKESLNQEITDLKCHLQLTESKLKESRELVDKYVAQKTTGEETNQAVATPPPMERPENQADISFRPESPTAELEQKAFKGSSPCEDLGTYIQQIAELTKRITELESNRRASEQQLGDIRMCVETLAGEKRALETQMEEKVHELNALQDTVAKMEQTVQKTKDDLVRMTELKDTLEAEKDDLEERLMNQLAELNGSIGNYQQDATDFQIKNEQLKHELQSLQRMVHELEEEKCQMAKVKSKESSEKQKEFVEKLKCSWRADSSTHVKELQELLKQKQQEIKQLQKDCIKSQEKNSSLERTVKALEFLQSESQKEVDAAKETLAKAVEDTKKAQAELALCRVVLDDTQSEAARVLAESVKVKEELQANKENIKIQMKKKDEDFERRLEQEKDKHSKEIKNLEEKLATLQGEKDRMETAVGNLQDSLKTKDQEAEQLEGSLNKTLAQLAAFTRSMSSLQDDRDRVIGESKTWEKKFTETIQKKEEEIRSKEETCVVLKDQMKHMTIRVEELQTHISRLERNKKDWESESRKEIQHHQKTCEMLQEEKKELLTQLEGSQKLYSKSQNEQQKLESEISSLRDQLADLQNSFTKCEMVREKLGSVVKQQETTIQNFKFSYEQLEADLQASKDLTNKLHEETSAKDQKIICLLSAKEEAVMAALSELQQQHSEEMKELEHRLSKEEEDKKALENEKNKFLDKLDHLTEKMKISREESKQQKAQLDSFTKSMSSLQDDRDRILRDYKQLEERHLVIILEKDQLIQEAAAENNKLKEEIRSFHSQMDDLNSENAKLNAELVRYREDLNQVISIKDSQQKQLLKTQLQQIQTLEKEKAIIETQLKESKHTQDDLRKCMEALREDKVSMSQEIETLTSSLSRVQSEMTALCDGGPIMECQAQLRAREEEAQELSHKLSLSQERITELEGELVCVQRDAAKRVGEAEDRLRKELKHLHHDAGIMRNETETAEERVAELARDLMEMEQKFLAVTDENKDLRAQIQSFGKSMSSLQDSRDQANEELHVLKQKYSADLEEQKSLVQNLQKQMVQLQEEQHSTARDRDTVRSELTELQKATDERGLLAQIEKLNQKLRAKDDELLHLSSELEGSSNQVKSFSKAMASLQNERDHLLNELGKTRKVEEVKQQAEGSTSTIPSEVQSLKKALSSLQNDRDRVVRELKNLQQQYILVGVESAENSRLKEQLQEYRQDADKQHRLQEQLKQESIFYQEELQQLRQEKTTWEKQNSSIKEQYLMVIAEKDKQLSHLQRIMQETRLPLSKSQIVEEQYQMKISSEVLRGDFSSLETETKHLQDQLRDSLKELHQKELRIQQLNSKLSQVFEEKNALSLQLRGNSRNICESHQHYNEVLNRCLVLERQLQELQSADKGMELFATDAAPGAPQEKNEPQRGSYTPELQELQLRLSETEHLHSSTKQDLRYLEEQLEEERDRRLAVEETLSAAQDQIRRLQSSEWTSSLSASIDMTPGHEHSLLIDSVDNNFIKTRNILGLRRLLRSVFRSRTHLPLLVAMYLLALHVLLFLCFTGHL